Genomic DNA from Nicotiana tabacum cultivar K326 chromosome 21, ASM71507v2, whole genome shotgun sequence:
ttggtgTGTTTCTGGGTGTTTGTTGTTTAATACATTTATAAAGCTGGATATAAGATTTTCATTATTTAGTGGTTGATTATGCTTAGAGTTCAATTAGATTATTAGTTTCTTGGTGATTAAAGCATTAATTATTGTATAGTAACTAATTGGTTATTCTTTTTGTTGTCTATTTGGTTGAAAAAATTGGATCTTGCATTTTTttttgtgagagagagagagaaattttGGTGTTAATCTTTGTGACGAGTACCTCATTTTGttgtttttaataaatatattaatattaatttttatcaaGTAAAAGTTTCTGTTGTCTATACAGTTGTGTCAGTTTATACAAAATATCTTTTAGATATTGATTATTAGATTgtttttgatttggttttggtttatTGGGGTAATTATAGTTTAATCCATCACTAAAGATTTCATTATTAACCACTGATACCACAACGCCTTCTTCATTGATAAGAAAAATAGCGGTGAATCCTCTGTTGTCGCCAGATAAACTGTTTATAAGGGGAAACTACAATCTTTATTAAACGTTTGTAGTGTTGcaatatgttgatttaattattTGCTTGTCTTTTTCTGTGCTCTAGCATTCATATGAAATAGTCTTAAGCTATATAATAGACTCGGGTATGATTTGGTAAATGTGCATCCTCTATGTATATTGGTCAATTGTTGCAGAGAGAAGCAATCCAGTTTTTTGACTTATATTTGTGCCTGCAAAAATGTCTTGTTAGGTTGGAATTAGGAGAAACACATGTGGTATAATGAAATGTTATGAAATACTATAATTGCCTTACACCATCTGTTTCCTTCCCATTCTTGGAAAACTGAATTTAATGTCATTACCATTTCGTGCGATAGTCATATTACTAGAACCAATTCTTAGACCTATAATATATTCCTGAATGTTGTTGTTAGTGCGTGGATTCATCTATCGATATATGTTTTCTTATTTCATCATTCATTGAGAGTTTAATTGGATTATGGTATCTTGATTATCGGATACTTTGTTCATTTTTGTTGAGTTTGCGGGTTGATTTTCTATTTGATAATAGTACGAATTGGTTATTCATTATAGTTATATCCTGCATTGAGTCGAGGGTATGTCGAAAACAGCCTCCCTACCTtttaggtaggggtaagatcttcgtacatactaccctccctagaccccactagtaggattatactgggtttgtttttgttgttgttgttgttgttgttgttcttagttgttcagattttatttgtgaagaatgtTAATCTTTTTAACATGATAAAAGAAGAGAGTCGAGTAGGTTATTTGACCAACATAGAAATAGTATATGGAAGAGCACATGGAATTGTGGCCCGAACAACAACTGGATGATAATATATTTGAAAATGAAGAGGATATTAAATGGGTTAGAGAAGGTGTGCCGGGAATAGAAATTGACCCACTTACTTTGGAAGTAATGAAACATATGATGAAGAAGACGACATATCTTAGTTACTTTATTTTTTTGTCGCTATTTTAGTAAAGATTGTTATTAAACATAGATCATCGAGTTGGGGATTTCTTATTATGTTTTTTAGTTGTTTAAATCTCATATGTGTATGTGTCTTTCGTTTGGCTTGCtagtttgatattattttatatgtctggatagtagaaaatatttttcaattttgcaGGAACTATAGTATTTGAGCAACTTTGTTGTGATGGCAAGAAAAAGACAGAGAAATTTCAGTCAAGAAATGCTTCTGCCTGATGTTCCGGagcaacaagaagaacaaatgggAGGTGCGGCGATGCCTCAACCACCTCAAAACTGGCCACAAAATGAAGGACAAGATATCCGATCCGGTAAATCAAGAAATGATTCGCATGAAACAGAAAATTTCCTATGTACTTATTCTGTATAATATCTTATCTTTATTGAATAGCTACACTTTGTGTATTTGTACCTTTCCAAGCAACCAAGTAGACCTAAATGTAAAATATCAACTCAAGCAAATCCACCAAGAGTACTTGTACTTTGACCACTCATCTTTATCATTGTTCCTAAAATAATATACTTATAAGTTCCCCACCGAAGCAGAGACACCACTTAAACATACAAATAGTATCATGAATGTGCAGACACCTATATTCTGATTTTATGAAGGTAGCACTTGCTTTGCTATTAGAAGCTATCTTCTGCAGTACATTGGCCAATTACACTTAGCTCTTCATATACAACTTGAAAACATGAGACAGATTGTGAGCACATCAATATTATCGCTAAGATATGTTTAATGGATCTAGCTGAGGCATCTAATAATCTAGCAGATATGTTATCCAACAAAGAATTCATATCACTATACCTACCTGTATCGCTGTAGTTTTTTTCCCCAAAAATATATATGCTTCATTTATGGCAGCTTTTTCTCTATCACTTTATTATTCTAATCCCTTGGTATTAATGGAGTGTTTatgtgaatttttaaaagaagaaagaagaattaATTGAGTTTTACTAGTTATGGATGACTCTCTTTTTTATATTTGGTTATTGCAGACTCTAGTACTAATGAAGAGCAATCTAAGCGACCTAGGGGTCTTACTATGATGCACTCAGGATGGGaaaaagatggtggcattttacATGTTGAGTTGAATCATCTTAATCAAGCTATTGGACCTGATGCAGCTAGATTGAGTTCAAAACTTGGAGTCATAGCACGAAATGGAATTTTAGCTCCTTTAAATCATAAAGATTGGAGGCTTGTGCCTAAACTGTACAAGAATAGGATATGGGCTCATATTAAGGTGCttagaaaattaaagaaaaaggttATGTACTAAGATGCTTATTGATTTTATGCTTTTATACATGTGTTATACGTTGATGTTTGCAAGAAAATACTGATGCAACTGAGGATATGAGACGTATTTTGATGATATCGGTTGGATCTAAATAGAAAGAACGGAAGCATGAAGTAAAAATGATTGGTTATGAGCCATACAACAACGATATCGAGCGCTTAGCTAAACGTCCAGATAGGGTAGAAGAAGACTAGTGACGTGCATTAGTTCATTATTGGAGCTCTAATGAAGCAAAGGTATTCTCCGAGCATCAAGCATCTTCTTCTCTTGCCCTTGGCACATGCTATTAGCGCATTCCTTATGCGGATCATACTTTTTCCTTTaaatatttttatgcttttcctCTGTAGTTCTTCTTaccattttttttcctttaaaagtTTTATTCTTTGGTCTGATGTTTGGCCATGAATTAGCTTTAATATGTAAAATTACGTGTAACTTTTCTAGGAAAAGAGCGAGAGGAACAAAGAAAGTCGAAGGAAGTTGACTATGTCACACGCATCAGGAAGAAAAAGTCATTCTCAAATTATAGATGATGTATGCCATATTTACTATAAGCTTTCTGCAATTTATATAACAATACTTATTTTCTTGAATATATTTATTACAAATTTTTTACTATTTAAACAGATGACAAAGAAGAATGGTGTAAAACCAAGTCGTATCGAGGTATTCAAAGAAACACATACGAGAAAGAATAAACAACCAGTAAATGAGATAGCTGATGAAACTATGGTAAATTCTCATTCTTTATGAATATGAATTACTTTCTTTCcaatataaaattttattaacttttcattgttttaccttttctttCCAAAAGAAAGAAATGGATGAACTTGCTAAGGTGTATCCCGAGTTAAATGTCCCTGGAAGTGCTCTCAATGATGTGTATGCACAGGTTATGGGACAAGACACTCATGGAAATGTTCGAACTTTAGGAAAAGGAGCAGCTCCAAGTTTTGTTTATGGCCCTGCATATAAGCGGTCCCATGCTGAGCAAAGAGATTTTGATAGAAGGGTTGAGATAGAAGTTGAAAAAACTACCTCCGCTATGAGAATTGCAATGGAAGAAAAATTGTCTGAAGCAAAAGAAGAAATAGAAGCAACGGAGAAAGAGTTATTTgaagcaaaagaagaaataaaagcgATGGGGGAAAAAATGTTAGAAGCATTAAAGGATATGGATGCAAAAATAGAAGATAAAGTAAAGCTGGGTATAAATGCATATCTTAAATCTTTGGGTATTACTATTGGctcaattaagaaattatctGGTGATGAGCAGGTAAAAAATATTGTGCTCTTTAGCAAAAATTTATTGTATTTAAGATAATCTTGTaatttagttttcttttaattatagTAATCTTCCTCTTTTGTGATAGCTTTCTGATAACTCAATGGACGATCACCAACAATCACTATCACCTATTTCACTTGTTCACACAAAGATGGTGAGTTCGTAAACTCATTTTAACTAAATCTTTTTCTGCATACATTCGAAGAGTATAGTTTTAACTATGTCAATTTTCACTTTAGTTACGTAAAGCTTCAAAATAACATTTTAAAGTATAGAGGCTATTTTGCAGTAAAAAAAGATTATGAGTATGTTCTCTCAAGGATGGAGTTCCATTTTTTAAACTTGTGTTTGACGATGATGGTGGCATTCCTGTTACAGCTGTGAATAAGTtagattcttttttctttttgttaattGATAGATTCCCATCAAACATGATTTTACCCTCCTACATAAGATATTTAGCCTCTTGTAGAACCTGGAAGATTTTCCTGCTTTACCAGGATTTAAAGGTGCTCATCTACATGCACAAAACTCTATCTTAGCGGGTTGATCCAAGTGGCAGCATTCTGCACATGTTTTCTTTTACACTTTTGGATGGGATCAGAAAAGTAAAGGCAGGTTAGGGAAGTAAAAAGAGGACGTGTAAGAGACATTCCCTGTTCTTTCTGTTATAAAGGAGGAGGTTAAGTAAAACTGGATGTTTTCATAACGTTCCATGTCAgtcttttatttccttaattcgATAGAATTAGAAGGGAGTGTTATTTACTTCCCTTTGTTTGTACCAAACAACATAAAATGAAGGATGATTACTTCTCCGTGGTAAGGAGATAATGGAATAGCATATCCACTTAATCCTTATCTCTCCTCCCTTGAATGTTAGTGTTGAGTTGCAACTTAACAGTTTCTACCATGACAGTAGAGGCTGTCAATTCACAAACTTTGTCGTATAGCTCTTTTTTTCCCTGAGAAGGCAAGGGACATCGGTGTTACCATGCTTTATGGCCTTTGTTGCTAGATATTTTTGCCTAAAAAGAAAAGCCCTAGTAGTTGAGCCCATAAATAGGACCTCTTATCCTCATTAGGGATTCATACTCAGCGGCCATAAAACATCAGTTGAGATCTGAAATTACAAAGAGCTtcaaaaacaaggaaaaaaataGGACAAAAAAGGGTTTCAACACCTGTTTTCAATCCTGGTTTTAATTGCTTTGTATTTCTGAGTTTGAGGAGTAATTTAACTTAAAGAGTTATTGTTGTTTGCCGGTGATTTCTGGTAGCTGAACCCACCATTTCTTTGCTTTCACACCTTTATTTGGTAAATATTTGTTCTCCTCCATAACTAAGTATGTTTTGTGTAACTGTCAATACATAATGATGAATGAAACTTGATGTATCTATACCATGTGTAATTTAGTGAATCTAGAATGTTCACTCTCTAATTTATGTCTGCAAATTTTAGTCTACTAATATCATGTTTAGACAGTAAGTAAATAGTTGTGTTTTAAATCATTATgactttgttttgttttttttatatcttgtattcaCAATTTTTTAAGTTGTAAAGTTTATAAACTACCATAGTAACCAATCTAATATTTCTTCTCAGGTTAACATAATCAAGAAGACTGGAGTTAGTGAAGTaggcacaaagaaaaaaaagagcggGTAAGTGTGAAAAAATTACAAGGTTCTTGGGCGATTGCGTTCACTTTCTTGGATTTTTTGCTTTATGTTGTCTGTTTCTTTCTCTCTTCAGTTGCTAGTATTATATTCATTATCATTTTGTTTCTCTTTTAGAACATGAATCTGTTATTATTTTTGGTATTCCAATTTTTTtagaggatgaaagaattcacttTATTATAAAGGTAtaattctttttttattcttGTGACTTCTTGTGCAGCATTCTTGAAGGAAGTGATGTCAATTACTAGCAGTGAAAAGCTTGATTTGTGGAGAGTTGGTTTTATAAGATTTAGCCTAGAAGTTGAGGAAAATTAATTCGAATTAGGAGCGATCTTACAGTACTTATACATTGAAATTACTATCTTTTATGATTTAGTTAGATTTGGGTTTTACGTGAGAGAAAATCATTTAATTTGACATTATCTATCTTGTACTAAGTACGTTTTATATTGCTATTTTGTTCTTTGGTTACTGTGCTAAAAGATATTTGCTTTACATCTATTTCATGTTTGTTATAAAAGTTGACATTTGTGAATGTAAATGTGTTCATGATGAAACTAAACAGAACATTATTATTTACATTCTAAAAAATATGATAGCGACATTAATTTAAATGTTAAAACATTTAATGCGATATTTTGCTATGTTGTAAAAGAtgtaactaatttttttttaatgacaTTCACATAAAGTGAAAACGATATTTTGTATATGTTGTGAATTTTCTTAGTGACATTTACCAAAATGTCGGATATTTCAATATGACATTTTGTGAAGATTATACGTAAATGTCGTATTTTTTAGTAACATTAATCTAATTGTCGAAAATTTTAAGTGACATTTCTTATATGTTGTAAACCAAATGTCATAACGTTCTTACCGATATTTACCTAAATATCATAAATTAAATGTCATAAATTTCTTATTGACATTTACCTAAATGTTGCAAAGTAAGTGTCGCAAATTTCTTATCGACATTTACCTAAATGTCGTAAAATAAGTGTCATAATTTCTTATTAACATTTACCTAAATGTCGTAAAGTAAGTGTCATAATTTCTTTACCGACATTTACCTAAATGTCGGAAAATTATCGACATTGAAATTAACGACATTTGATGCAAATGTAAATTAAATGTCGGTAAATAAATTTATGACATTTAAACAGCATAATACGATATTTATTAAATGTCGTCATATCTCCATTTTCTTGGAGTGCATACTCCGTGAAGTAGAATAAGCAGTAAAGTAAAAGATAACAATTTTATGTGAAAAGTCACCCGGCTCAAAGgtacaaaaaccacgacctactgcATAGGATTTTCAACTTCAACTCCACTAGAACAATGAGCCAAAATGTATCGATTACAAGACTGTAACTCAATGCTCTCCAGTACTCCTACTATAACTATTTGATTTACAAGTTACTCTAACCTGTAAAGTAAACACACACTCCAACTCACCAATTGTTTGTGACACTTTGATTACAACTCGATTTCCTAAAATACATTCATTAGACTGACTCAAGAAGAACACAACACTGATACTCGACTAGAGTGTGTAAAATGTTGTTCTTCAATTGATGTGTAAAAGGATATGTAGAACAGTCCAAATGGATAGTATTTAAATGCCTGGACTCCAAGATCTTCTAGGAGTCCTATGCGTAGTCAGCTTCTCGTTTGATAGGACTCCTACTGTTCCAAAGACTCCACAAGTCTTGGGCTCTTGTCTCTCACTTATTTATTCGTAACTTCTTGGGCAACAACTCTTATTATGTGCAGCAACATTCTTCCACCAAACTCGGACCCGGGTAATTTTGAGATAAAGTTACTGTCTTGCAAATGCGTTCAATCATCAACCATGAGGAGCTGGACCTTTAACCTGGGAAGCTGGTTCTTAGAGCAGTTAAGCAGCTATGTTAAGCATCATATTCTTCGAACATTTACATCTGAACAAACTTTGTTAATTATCAAAATCTCAATGCTCAACACAACTTGTATTGTAGCTTCTCTATTTAAAAGATTGGCATCATTTTTTTTAATCGGAAGAACCTTCAAATTGCAAACTCAATTGCAACTCTTTAGACAGCATGACTtagaaaaattaataataacaATATATATTAGGCCTTACTAAGCATTACTTAACAGAAACTAAAGCCTTTAGAACTCAAAAGTTACTAAGTTCCGCTTTTGGTGCCCTACTCCCTGTGGGAATGGCTAACAGTTTACTTCTTTTCAGCTTTGAAATGAGTGGCTGGATTCCTTTATTTGGTCTAAGAAAGAACGCTGCTTTAGACTTTTTGTAaagcaactttttttttttgagtctTAAAAGGTGAGGAATTGCGGCAGCCTAACTCTTGCATATTCAATGAACGAATCTCGTCACTATAAAACTACTAAACTTTTTGCGGAATAATGATGGTTTTTTCCCTTGTTTTTAAACAAAACCAAATAGCCGACCAATTTAAACTCGCATAAGGTTGGCCTACTAGTGTACATAGGACTATGGGAGGGATAAAGCtcttaaaagagaaaaaaattcaTTATCATATTTCAATCCCGATATttgagccgaggatctatcgAAAACAGTCTTTCTACTATTGCAAGGTATAGGTAAGggtgcgtacacactaccctcttcaAACACCACTTGTAaaattatactgggtttgttattattgttatatcTCTGACACCTTTAATTATGGCCGAAGAGATCCCGATCATTCCCTCGTACATCCCTTGATAATGAATAATGATAATAGATATTGTCTTAATGATAAAGATGATAATGATAATTAATGCATGTGATTATGACTAAGCAAGAATTAACATCATATTCTGGTGTTGTTCAATCTTTTAAACACACTTACGATCATCATTGCTTAATGTTCCTTGCTCCAGCAACTGCAGTTTGCAACATCGCTGTCTTTGCTTTGCTTTGTACTTTACAGCTTTGTACTTTACATATTATGTTTAAGCATCATTGGTCACTCCATATGATAGATTATAAATATAATTTCGGTAATTCAATTTGTGATTCTTATTCTACTAGGCTcctaggcctcatttgtttgcaggAGGTCTCAATCTTAATCATTGAGATCTCAGttattaagtgtgtttgtttttaaagtctgaatcttaattattcagattttaatcattaagtgtgtttgttttttctACTTCACAACTACTTAATGAGTatgaataggtctgtatgattaagatccataacagagacttaattttattaaaatgctaTCATCCATATCCATTATTAATTGTCGTCACTacctactattatcaactaccaccatgccaccaccaccatcatactcaaccaccaccaccaccactatcATCCTCAATTATAGCTGCCACCATAATAGATTACCACCACCCACCATTCGCACCACTCCCACCACCATTATTCTCAAACACAAACAACACTTATCCaccacaactaaccaccccatcaccatcaacaaccataATCGCACTACACATCATTATTAACTATAACCACTCACAGCCACCATCATAATCGCTACCACTACtatcaccactagctactaccctGAACCAGAACCAAAACCATCAACCAAATTTACCACCAACCATCGCCTTTAGTCGGCGTTCACAAGCACCATCGTTAGCTATCACCACCAGCAACtaccatattttaaaaaaattatatattttattgatagaatattagattaattagtatttcatttgaattttatgtttattaattttcaaataaagataaattttatacattcagatattaaaaatcaaacagtcttaatcatttagtattcatatcttaatacacatcttaatattcagacATGTATTCAGGTTTAAATATCTTAATCTTAATATATATCTTAATATTcaaatgtgtattcagattcagacattttaaacttaaaaaaaaacaaattaggcCTTAGCCCCTCTGCGGACACGTTCTTATGAATTTAACAAAATATATTTAACTTAAAATAAAGGGAAATTACAGAATAAGTAGCAGTTTTACCACGAATGACTAACAGTCGCATGACGTAATGATTCAGCTGGACATTGGGAATTGGCATCATTCAGAATCAAGCTTAAGTCCGAGAGGTCCGTTGTTCGTAAAAACGCGAAAAACTGAACCAAACCAAAAGCCAAATTAAATCGaccaaaaaattaatatttttttgatttggtttggtttggttttggttttaaattttaaaaatcgatcaaatttagtttgattttggttttaattaaacaaaaaaaaccgatcaaaccgactatagaagtagttatttcaaaatttattattacacacacacatatataaatGTATAATTTTGTACAAAGTTTCTAAATTTTTATGGTAAATGTTAATcatttgcacttttagtacagttctttgtctttacattctagtttgattggtagttttcttttgttaagtgtaagaactCATTTCATGTTaacaataattaatttttaattgaatCCTTAAATCATTCATCACTATttaattcaattatcatcaatatatcttggtaaatgatagatttctcataGCGCAATTtatttgatagtgttacattgaAAATAATATAGTCGACGGAATATGTGtttttggtagtgtatgtcttatattttaaaaaaaaccgAAAAACTGACAAAACCCGATATAAATCGAATCGAGAAAAAATCGACTTAATtaatttggtttggttctaatatttaaaaatcgatttatttagtttgatttatttttaagaaaaaaacgATCTAAACTGAATCATGAACACCTCTGCTGAGAAGGCTGGaagatatttatatttctaaattttgttttaaaaattaaacTGCTATTTCAACTTTGAATGGTTGGCATTTCTCACGGAAACAAATTTGCATTCTCCTCCTTCTATCtcaaaaaacttttgaaatgttTATTTTACCCTCTAGATTATGAATAattatgtttttcctttttaacTCTTTCCAATACCATGatagtttttaattttttaaatttatcttATAGACTTATCTATGACACacgtaaattttattttataaaagagaaaaaggtaaaaaagaaaaaaaaaaagaatcaagcaTATAATTTAAGGACATTGAATGATGAAGAAATTAGCAGAAtaagaaataaattaaaataatttacttGTATCAGTAATTTTATTAATAGCAAActaaactcaaaaatttatttatacaATTGTGAGTAGAAGATAGTGAATGCTGCACAATCAAAAGAATCATTAAAAACGAGGTAGAGTTTATAACAAGTTTCTACAAAATGATCTATTTTATTTCAAATgaattttaaatgataatttagAAGCATTTCATCCATGcccatacatacatacatacatacatatatatatatatatatatatatatatatatatatatatatatatatatatatatatatatatatatatatatatatatatatatatatatacttaatgTACGCAATATTAAATTAACATTCACAAAAAATTGttgattttgtaagaaattcATAAAAGGACTAAttctatttatatttttaatgaacttaaattttaatttataataaaacttaacataataggtaaaaaaaaaaatcaaatataatataataaaaatttacATAGAGAGGGGACTGAAATTGTCTCGGGCAAAACGTCAATTGCTCAAAATTGAAAGGGcaatttaatattaaaaatatagttTGGAATGTAAATGAATTTCACTCCGCTGAAAAGATACAATTTAATCCACCTTAATATATAGCGGATCTATGGTttaattcctctgttttcttcctTCTCACCCGATAAATTTTTACATTATTTAGAGATTGGTATGTCAATCTCGAAGGACGTACATTAAAGAAGTAGGATATAGTGTTGTCCCTCGACAATTTTTTAATTCTGATATAAATAAATGGTACGCTTGATGATTAAAAAACTAATAAATTTCCTTCTGAAAGCAAATAAAATTGCTCAAtcttcaaagaaaaaaaaaagtcaaaccacAAACAATAGGTGCAAATTAATTTTTTCCCTCAAAGGAGAATGGTCAACATTGCCTGTTTCAAACTGAGAGAGAACTCATTTTCTCGAAATAGACGTGGAAACAGCCGCAGAATTGCAGCATAACACTTTGTACGATAAATTCTTGTGGTCCGGTATTTTCCCAAACCTTACACATAATGAAAGCTTAATGCATCGAATTGCTTCTTTTTTTTAAGACGCATGGCCACAAGTTGGCTAGATATAAACTTTATAATtgataataaataaaatactattaCAGTCGTGATAgtttaatttcttttataatCTTCCTGAAACATAACTTAAGTCCATGTAaacttttaaaaaagaaagagagaacatATTTCCGTCTAAGGACTTGATGGAAGGAAGAAAATCCACGAGTGCAACATGTGAAACGAATCGCGCATATTTACAAATGACAAGAATAATAAGTTAGATTGACTAAAACTATGTTGATGTCGCTACGAAAGCAAAGCAGCTAATCAAACATCCGACCAACTGTCGTGGACGGGATGTTTCTCTGCATTAATTACcactccaaagggttcaatcaaagCCACTAGTTCTTCATGCTAATAATGTTTATTAGGAATTCGATAACGTCTTTGCATGGATGCTTCCCACCTAATGTTCAATATCCAtatttgtttggccaaaaaatatcaaaacacttTTAATTAGAACAATTAATGACAATGATGAGATTAATTTTAGACAAGCATAATAAAATCTAAATCAAGTAATGGGAGGAGTTTGGCAAGATAACTGATGTAACAAATATGTTGAAATTAAATAAATGCTCATAAATATGAAGACTTAAATATGCAATGAAACCTTAATTGATGAAATCGATCAGGGGAGGGGGATAGGTGTAAGATGATTGGGGAAGTTTAGAATTTTCTCATATGAACAAGCTTATTGTTGCATTCACTCCCACATAATACTTTTACTAAGTGTTCTTTTGTCCTCTTTCT
This window encodes:
- the LOC107799274 gene encoding uncharacterized protein LOC107799274 — its product is MSHASGRKSHSQIIDDVCHIYYKLSAIYITILIFLNIFITNFLLFKQMTKKNGVKPSRIEVFKETHTRKNKQPVNEIADETMKEMDELAKVYPELNVPGSALNDVYAQVMGQDTHGNVRTLGKGAAPSFVYGPAYKRSHAEQRDFDRRVEIEVEKTTSAMRIAMEEKLSEAKEEIEATEKELFEAKEEIKAMGEKMLEALKDMDAKIEDKVKLGINAYLKSLGITIGSIKKLSGDEQLSDNSMDDHQQSLSPISLVHTKMVNIIKKTGVSEVGTKKKKSGILEGSDVNY